The proteins below are encoded in one region of Triticum aestivum cultivar Chinese Spring chromosome 1B, IWGSC CS RefSeq v2.1, whole genome shotgun sequence:
- the LOC123088221 gene encoding glutathione S-transferase 4 produces the protein MAPEVKVYGWAVSPFVARPLLCLEEANVDYELVPMSREAGDHRHPDFLARNPFGQVPVLEDGNLTLFESRAIARHVLRKHKPELLGSGSPESTAMVDVWLEVEAHQHHPAAAAIFVQCIVSPLLGGAPDQAVVDENVSKLRKVLEVYEARLSASRYLAGGDISLADLSHFPIMRYFMQTEYASMVEELPHVNAWWEGLKARPTARKVAEFMPPDLGLGKKAEQL, from the exons ATGGCGCCGGAGGTGAAGGTGTACGGGTGGGCGGTGTCGCCGTTCGTGGCTCGCCCGCTGCTGTGCCTGGAGGAGGCCAACGTCGACTATGAGCTCGTTCCCATGAGCCGTGAGGCCGGCGACCACCGCCACCCGGACTTCCTCGCCCGGAACCCCTTCGGCCAGGTCCCTGTCCTCGAGGACGGCAACCTCACCCTCTTCG AGTCGCGCGCGATCGCGAGGCACGTGCTGCGCAAGCACAAGCCGGAGCTGCTGGGCTCCGGCTCGCCGGAGTCCACGGCGATGGTGGACGTGTGGCTGGAGGTGGAGGCCCACCAGCACCACCCCGCGGCCGCCGCCATATTCGTGCAGTGCATCGTGTCGCCGCTCCTGGGCGGCGCGCCGGACCAGGCGGTGGTGGACGAGAACGTCTCCAAGCTGAGGAAGGTGCTGGAGGTGTACGAGGCGCGGCTGTCGGCGTCGAGGTACCTCGCCGGGGGAGACATCAGCCTCGCCGACCTCAGCCACTTCCCCATCATGCGCTACTTCATGCAGACGGAGTACGCGTCAATGGTGGAGGAGCTGCCCCACGTGAACGCGTGGTGGGAGGGGCTCAAGGCCAGGCCCACGGCGAGGAAGGTGGCGGAGTTCATGCCGCCGGACCTTGGGCTTGGAAAGAAGGCAGAGCAGTTATGA